CAGGGGAAGGCTATTGATATGCAGTTCAGTAAAGGCACTTGGGCGATTAGAGGTGAAAACAAAAAGAACCTTGTAGAATTAAGAAATATGAGGGATACTCTATTTGTTAAATATCTTGGTGCTCAAAAAGAATGGCCTAATACCAACCTATTTTCAATAGAACCTATTGACTTATTATACAATAGTAAAGGAAAAGTAAGATTTGACCATACTTTCAGCTGGATTCACATGGATGTAAGACAGTTTGATGCTCAATATCTTGAAGATAAATATTTCTGCAAGAGCTTAACCGCTTTAAACGGAAAAAGTATTGTTCAATTAGCTATTGAAGCAGGTTATGCCAATACCTGCAGCTGTTATTCAAGCTATCAAAGCCAGGCAGCGGCACCACAAGCTGCTGGAAGTTGTGCATGTAATAAGGATATAACAAAAGAACAATTGAAAGGCATTGCTACAGGTGCCAGCCAAGCCAATATTGATAAATATTTCGATGGTTTCAATCAAACATTCAAGAAGTTTAATATCAATTCCTGTTTACAAAAAATACATTTCTTAGCTCAGATTAATAAAGAATCGGAAGGTTTCAAGTATAATGTTGAGTTGGGAGACGCCGCTTATCTTGCCCCATACAAAGGCTGGCATGGAAGAGGGTTAATTCAGTTAACAGGTAAAGAAAACTATGAAGCCTTTCAAGCTGCAATTGGAGAAGATGTAACCTCAAGTGCAGAGGCTAGAGATAAAGTTGCTAAATCTCCTTATGCTACCTATTCAGCAGGTTGGTTCTGGGACAAAAGGGCTGTTCTCAACAGTCATGCTGATAATAATGATTTTATTTACATTTGCTATTGTGTAAACGGAGGATTCAATCATATTGACGACAGGCTTGAGAGTGTAAAAAATGGATTTGAATCATTATATTCTAAATGTACCACAAGTAAAGGAAAAACCACAGATTATAAATTTAAAGACAGTAAGGCTTACGATAATAAAAAAGCAGCTTTCGCCTGGGGACTATGGCATGATCCTCAATTTGATAAAAAAGGCTGCAAAAAAGACAAACAACTGGCCATTGAGGGTTACCAAAGAGTTGTTGATTTAACTAAAGATACTGACACCACAACGAATTACTACGGAATTCAAGGTTTAAGTTACTTTTCTGATTTAGTAACCACAAAAATAGTAGACAAAAAAACAAAGAAATTTGTAAACGTAAGAAAAGCAGCTTTAAAAAGATTAAATGATTTAAAGAAATAAAAATGATTAAACCTATTTTATTTTTAGCAGTAATGACTCAGTTTGTTTTCTGTAAACAGGCAGACAACAATCCTATAAAAAATGACAATCTATCTTCTAAGAAAGAGGTTGAAAACCATCAACCTCTAAAAGATACTGTAAGAGGAGATTTTAATAAAGACAATAAAGTTGATTATCTTCAGATTCTGGATAAATCACCAGAAGAAAAACAAGTTAAAATTTTCTTACAAGGTGCCAACAATAAGTTTTCGGAAACAAAATCCTTTATGGTCAATAATGATGATTTCACAGAGGTAGAAGATCCTGTCAACAATTTATTTATTTCAAGCATAAAGCCTGGTGAAATAATCGTCGGAGCTTCTTGTTGTGGAAATTTTAAAACAACAGAAACCCACTATTACAAATTTATTAAGGATAACTGGTATTTGTATAAAACATCAATCTCAACAGTTGATGATGATTTCATTCCTAACATTACAATGGATATGAATAATTTATCCAACAGCATTGATAATAAAACAGCGGACAATAACGATATTTACAATAAAGATATCAAGGAATCAAAAGAAAACTCATTATCAAATTTCAGTAAATCCTTAGTATTATTGAAATCAGCAAGTAAAACCAATGCCTTAAATAAGCAAAATACGATAGATATTGAAACAATTGCTGAATGGCTTTATTTCAATCCTCTCAATGAAAATAATTTAAATGATTATAATGATATTGCCTATTATAATGCTTATACCAAAGATGGGAATCTCTCCTCTATTTTCTTGTTAAAGGAAATCATTGAAAAATATCCAAACAGAGTTGTAGCCTATTTAAATTTAGGAGATTCATATTGGACCTTTGACAATAAAGAAAAAGCAAAAGAAGCATATCTTAAATATATTGATTTGATGAAAAGTCAGAAAAAAGATACTTCAAAAATTCCTCAAAGAGTGTACGACCGAACTAAATAAATTAGAAATAATATATTATATATGAATAAACTAGTATTGCCATTTGTATTTTTTGCATTGATATCATGTAAGAAAGCACCTGAACCTAATAATACAAATCAAAATGCTGTACAAGCACAGGATACCTTAGTCTCTTCAAAACCTGCCCAAGAAACTGCTGAACCAGCAAATGAAAGTTCAGCCAACACTCAATATGTCTCTCTTCCCTTTAATTATGAAGAATATAAAAAAACCTGTATACAGGAAGGCTCTCCGGACTGTTCAAAAAAATATCCGGTTTTGGGTCAATCAGAATCTGATAAAATAATTAAAATTATAGGCATTACAGAAGGCAGCCCTGAGTCTATTTTTCAAATACAGTCCGCTTCCGGAAGCCCTATCAATATATATGTTTTGAACTTTGAAGGTGATTCTAATTCACAAGAACTGGTTACGGTAAATAATGATAAAATTATCAGCCGTCAGTCAATAGGCTACGCTATGCCTGAAGAGGAAACCTACGAAACATTTATTATGAACCCTGATATGACTGTTGACATCTATGAAATTAGCTTTACAGACAGTTCAAATAAGAAGAAAAAGGAAAAATATAAAATTGCCACCAACGGTAAAATTTCAAAAATTTAAAATTCCCCAGGAAATATATAAGTTGATATTAAATAATCAACATCATCTGCCCTTCTCAGCATAAAAAGTACTGAGAAGGGCATTTAATCTTAGCCCTATACTGCTAAAAGGCAAAAATCCCCATAAACAGGGAATAAGTCTATTCATAAAAAAGGGTATATTGAACCCCATGAAAAAGATAATTCCATTCTGTTTTTTTATTACTGAAACATGATGTTAAAAGCAACTGAAACCTCCAAACTCATTCTTCAGAAAATAACATTTGAAGACCATGGTCCGATAATCATCCATCATTAAAATTCATAGCCAGCACAATATGAACATAAAAAAAATTGTACTTATAGTGTTCATTTTAGGAATGCTTTCCTGTAATAAATCCATGGAAAATAAGCCTATGACAACGGAAGAAAAAATCAATACCCGAGACAGTACGGCTGTTCAGGGCTACTTTCAGCAGATCATGAACCATCGGATTAAAGATACGATATCCGGAACCTGGAAAGCTCTATCTACTTATCAGTTTGAGCTATTCAAGATGAAGTTAGAAACTGTAAAAAACAATGACAGTGTAACAGGAACTTACCAGTTTACTGCTGAAGGAAAGTTGGAGCAAGGCATTATGACCGGAATCATAACCGATGGAAAGATGATAGTAGAATTTTACAACCCTTCCAATCCTAATGCCCGTAAAGGGAAAGCAGAGCTTTCAAGCTGGAATGCGAATTACGATGAAATGGTGTGGCAGTTGATACAATCCTCTGAACAATCTTCCATTCCTGAAATTTGCAATTTGTACAAAGATGTTCCAAAACCAATCAGAGGGTACCATTTCATAGGCAGAAAAAAACCATTTACAAGATAATTATAACCCATTATTAATGAAAAAGATAAGCGTAATTGCTATTACTTTATTCCTGATGACAGGATGTAAAAACGATCCAAAACAATCGGTCAACGAAACAGAGGCTATACAGAAAGACAGCTCTGTAGCAAAAGTACCGGTAGCAGAAAAACTCACTGAAGAAAGCAAGGAAATTCCTACATTAAAAGAATGTACGGAAAAAACGGTTGAGTATGAAACGCAGCAGGAATGTCTTTTCCCTAAAAATACAATGGCAGAGGTATACCGGAAAACGATTAAGGAAAAAGAAGTGGAAAAAGCAGACCTTCTTCTTGCAGAATTACCAAAACAAAGCAATGAAAAAGAAATTCATCAGGATGGTCTGGAAACCATTACCTATAAAGTATCTCCCAATAAAGTTGAAATTGAATTCTTATTTGCTGGTGGCATTACCACTCTTGAATTGGAGCAGAAAGAGGACCATGTAAAAAGAACGATCATTCACAGCGCTGATTAAGAACCACTCCAAACAACGCTTGATAATAGAATCCTTCAATTCACTTCAAAAAGATATCATAAAAAATTCTCAACTTTAAAAAATATTTTTTAATTTTGCTTTGTGAATTTTAACAACGGAACATATTATTATAGAATTTTTAACTCAGATCTGGGATAGGGATTCTTATGAACATAATTTAAAACCTCGTCCTAGGACGAGGTTTTTTTATTTAAAAAAATTTAGAAAGATGAAAATAAGTATTATTGGAGTAGGATTAATCGGAGGTTCAATGGCCTTGAAATTGAGAGAAAAAAACATCGCCAGCTTCATCTATGGAATTGATAACAGCAAACAGCATATTGACGAAGCATTGGATTTAAAAATAATTGATGCCGAAACAAATCTGCAACAGGGAGTGAAAGATTCAGATCTTATTATCCTGGCCATTCCTGTAGATGCTGCAAGAAAACTGTTGCCCAATGTTTTGGATCTTGTATCAGACCATCAAACCGTTATGGATGCCGGATCTACCAAAGCAGGAATTGTGGGTGCCGTTAAAAACCATCCTAAACGATCAAGATTTGTAGCCTTTCACCCTATGTGGGGTACCGAAAATAATGGACCAAAATCTGCCATTGCTGAAAGTTTCTCTGGCAAAGCCGGAGTAATCTGCAACAAAGAAGAATCCGCAGAAGATGCACTGAACATCGTTGAAGGTATTGTGAATGCTCTTGAAATGCACACCATTTATATGAATGCTGAAGACCATGACATCCACACGGCTTATATTTCCCATATCTCTCACATCACCTCTTATGCCCTGGCCAATACCGTCCTGGAAAAGGAACGCGAAGAAGAAACCATCTTCCAGCTTGCCAGTTCCGGATTCTCAAGTACGGTTCGTCTTGCCAAATCACACCCTGAAATGTGGGTTCCCATTTTTAAGCAAAACAAAGAAAATGTATTAGATGTTTTGAATGAACATATTACCCAGCTGAGAAAATTCAAATCTGCTTTAGAAAAAGAAAACTATGAATATCTTGAAGAATTGATTACCAATGCGAATAGAATCAGAGGGATATTAAGGTAAAGCTATTTTATCAGTTCTGTTTTAAAAACAAAATATTCAAGAGAAAAAGTCATAAAACTTTACTACTAAGGTTTTATGACTTTTGCTATTAAGAACTCTCTAAAAGCTGGCTCTTTCTTACTTTAAAACTTCATCATCATTCCCACACCATTTCTGTCATTAAGCACATAATAATCAGGCTTAAACCTTTTGATATCGGCAGTCCTGTAATCATTGATAGCGTTTTTCATCTGTGAATGTCCCACCAATTTAAGAACAACACCAGCACCTATCAGCCCAATAACAAGTGGTACTGAAGATCCTGTACTTTCCCCATTCTTTAAGCCACTCGTTGTATTCGTGTCCGACTTTGAGAGATTCAATATTCCTCCAACCACAAAACAGGCTGCACCACCTGCAACAAGAGCTGTCCCAATGTTATTTACAGTTCTTCCTTTCTTATACTGCACATTATTGGTCTGAATCAGGTATTCTTTGATCTCTTTTTTAGAGGTCAGTTTAGGAGCTTCAGTATTTTTAACAGTTCCGGCAAGGTGTTCTTCAGATACATTTCCTATCACAGCCTTCCCATCTTCCTGGATTCCTTTTACAGAATTGTCATAAAGAAACTCCTCCGCTCCATTCTGAGCATTGGTATAGGTAACTTTTCCCTTGCTATAGGTTAATTTAGTATAAAATATCTTCTGATTATCTTGGGTAATAATGATCCCTTTTGCTGAAGATTCCGGAATACTGATCTGTGAATATACAGCCAATGATGATACAATAAACAGAAGGGTTAAGGCTTTTTTCATATTAATTAGTTTTCGGCAAAAATATTTGATTTTGTTTTAATAGCCAATACTTTTATTTACCTTAATAAGAAATTAATATACTCTTCATTTTTACAAGCATTTTTTAATTTTATTAAAAATAATTTTAACTTTATTAAAAATATTATTACTTTAGTAAAAAAATAAATTCAATGAAGTTACCGATAGTCTGCCCAAGCTGTGATAGCACACTTAATGTAAGCCAGATGAAATGCCCAAGTTGTAAAACGGAAGTAAGTGGAGATTATGAACTTCCTGTTCTGCTTAAACTCAATCGTGATGAGCAGGATTTTGTACTCAATTTCTTCCTGTCTAGTGGAAGCATTAAAGAAATGGCTAAACAAGCAGGTCTATCCTATCCTACGATGAGAAATAAAATGGATGATCTGATCACAAAGGTGGAACAATTGAAAAATAAACTATAAATAACAACCTGTAAACTCAATTCATAATGAACTGGAAAACCATTTTTAATCCGTTTGAAAGATTCGATGAAAAACTTTTACTTCTTGTCGGAATCCTTGCAATCGCTCTGTCTATAGTTGCAGGATATTGGACAGGTACTACATTCACCAGTATATACAGAATCAGCTCTGTAGAAAATGCATCATTTCAGACCATTGTAATCTCTACTTTATTAAGCTTTATAGCGGCCATTGCGGTTCTTTTTATTTTAGGCAAAATTCTAAATAGCAAGACAAGGATTATTGACATTGTCAATACGGTTTTAATTTCTCAGCTTGTTCTGATCCTTTTTCAATGCATCGGAAAAATATCATCCATTAGGCTGGCCGGAAAAAATATCATCAAGTATCAGTCTGATCCTTCGGGAGCATTTCCCTTTCTTGATTTTATGATTATGATTTGCATGACGGTTTTTTCCATTACCACACTTATCTATAGCATTACCCTTTTCTATAACGGATTCAAAACAGCAACCAATATTAAAAAATGGCAGCATATTGTACTCTTTTGTATTGTTTCATTGATCAGCACTTTAGTCTGCCAAATTCTCATTAATAAAATCATTTAAAATACCATGAAAATCAAATTATTATTAGTGCTGGTGAGTCTGGCACAGCTTTCTTACGCCCAAATTGAAGGAGTCTGGAATGGTGAGTTGGATACTCAGAATATGAAACTTCCTGTTATCTTTACAATAACAAAGAAATCAAAAGCTTATACTACCATTCTTGTAAGCCCAAAACAAAGTTCAAGAGAAATCCCTGTAGAGAAAACAGATTTCAATAATAATGAACTTAGTTTTGAAATAGGCAGCATCAATGCAGGCTACAAAGGAGTTTATAAAACAGATCATTTTGAAGGAAATTTAATTCAGAATGGCAGAACCATTTCTTTAAACCTTTACAGGGATAAAAAGCCGGAAACTTCTGATGTCGCTTATCTTGGCGAGAAATCAATCAACACACAAAAGATTGATGATTTTTTAAACTATATGGTTCAGAATAATCAGGAAATCGGAAGTGTAGCCATTTTCAGAAACGGAATCTCCATCTATAAAAGAGACTTCGGTCAGAATCTTTTACCCGCAAACACTACTTATGATCAAAACACAGGGTATCAGATAGGCTCTATCAGTAAACTTATTACTGCTGTGATGCTTTTTCAGCTTATAGAAAAGGGAAAATTAAACCTTTCCGATCCTCTTTCCAAATTCTATCCTGAAATTCCCAATGCTAAAAACATTACTATCCAGACCATGCTGAACCATACCAGCGGATTGGGAGATTATGCAGGTGAATCTATTAAAGACAACTGGCTTTTTGGAAAAGCAGTAGGTGATAAGGCCATTATCGAAGTCATCAAAAAAGAAGGGGTAAAATCTAAACCCGGGGAGAAACTGAGATATTCCAACTCTGCCTATTTTCTATTAAGCAGGATACTGGAAAAAATCCATAACAAGCCTTATAATGAAGTTTTAAAGGAAAATATTCTGGAAAGAACTTCAATGCCCAACACGTTTTCTGTTCTTGACAATCCAAAGAATATTTTTAAATCGTATGAATTTAAAAAAGATACCTGGACAGAAGTAAAAGATTTTGATTTTCATAATTGTATCGGCTTAGGAGACATTACTTCTACTCCTGAAGACCTGAATACCTTTATCAATGCGCTATTCAATGGTAAATTGATCAAGAAAGAAACTGTTGATATGATGATTTCCAATCCAAAAGAAAAAGTATTTGGTTCGGGAATCATGAAAGTTCCGTTCTACAATATAATTTCCTACGGACATGGCGGTGATACGGCAGGAAGTCATTCAATAGTAACCTTCGAACCGACAGATCAACTATCTTACGCTGTAACCATTAATGGGCAAAACTTTCCTCATAATAATTTCTATATTGCCCTTATGAACCTTATATACGGCAAAGATTATCAATATCCGGTATTTAATACTGCTAAAATACCTGTTGCTGATCTTGAAAAATATATAGGCGATTACACTTCAAAAGATATTGCTCTAGGCTTAAAGATTTTGATTAAAGATCAAACATTATACGCCCAGGGCACCAACCAGCCGGAATTTCCACTCACTGCAACAGAAAAAGACCAGTTCACCTTTGAAAAAGCAGGCCTAAAAATCTCTTTCATACCGGAAAAGAAACAACTCAACTTGACCCAAGGCGGAAAAACGTTTTTGTTCAGTAAAAAGACTTCTGACCAATAGTTTATGCCCAATACCATAATTGGAGACGTAACCATTAACAATAACCCACAAAAAATCCTTAGATTATTCTCTAAGGATTTTTTTATTTTAAATAATGGAGTTGATATACAATTTTATAGCTATTGTCATTCCGACGAAGGAGGAATCTCTTTTCATTTAGATTCTTCATCTTACTTCGTTACATTCATCAGAATGACAGAACAAAATTGGTTGATAATAGGTTATATATACCCTTAAATACATGCTACACTAGCATTCCGGAACATTCACCGCAATCGCTAAGCCTCCTTCAGAAGTTTCTTTGAAGCGGTCACTCATAGAAAGAGCCGTTTCCCACATCGTCTGAATTACCTCATCTAAAGTTACTTTTGCTTTGGCAGGATCACTTTCCAGTGCGATATTGGCGGCTGTAATAGCTTTCATTGCCCCCATTGTATTTCTTTCAATACATGGAATCTGTACAAGTCCTCTGATAGGGTCACATGTTAGTCCAAGGTGATGCTCCATCGCAATTTCTGCGGCCATCAATACTTGTCCTACACTTCCTCCTAAAATTTCTGTAAGACCTGCTGCAGCCATTGCAGATGAAACTCCGATTTCTGCCTGACATCCACCCATTGCAGCAGAGATGGTTGCATTTTTCTTGAATAATGTCCCAATTTCTCCTGCTACCAATAAGAAACGAATGATATCATCTTCACTGATAGAATCTGTAAACGCCTGAGAATACATCAAAACTGCCGGAATTACGCCACTTGCTCCATTGGTAGGTGCTGTGATAATTCTTCCAAAGCTTGCATTTTCCTCATTCACTGCCAGTGCAAAACAGGCAATCCATTTATTGATATTGGTGAAATTTTCTTCAGCATCCACAACCTGTTGGAACCATTCATCCTTATTCTTATAAATTTTATCTCCCAACAACTTTCTGTTGATTCCCGCTGCTCTTCTGGTGACATTTAATCCTCCGGGAAGAATACCTTCTTTATTGACTCCTTTATAAATACATTCTTTGATCTGCTGCCAGATATACAATGCTTCTGCTTTCGTCTCTTCCTGGGTTCTCCAGCTTTCTTCATTAATAAAAATTAAGTCTGAAATCTTTTTAAGGCCCAGTTTTTCACAATATTTTGCAATATCTGAAGCCTTATGGCAAGGGTACAATGTTCTTACACATTGCTTCTGAATTGAGTTTTTTTCCTGGCTGGCAATAAAACCTCCTCCTACAGAATAAAAATCCTGAACAAGCTCGGTTCCATCTTCAAAAACAGCTCTGAAAATCATCCCATTCGGGTGAAAATCAAGAGATTTTTTCATATTGAGAATCAAATGATGTCCATAAATAAATGGAATCACCTTTTCCCCTCCAAGATTAAGGGTTTGAGTACTCTTGATATAATCTATTTTTTCATCAATTTTGGTGGTATCAATCACTTTATAATCTTCACCATTGAGACCAAGCATTCCTGCGATATCTGTTCCGTGCCCTATTCCCGTTTTGGCAAGTGAACCGAAGAATTCAAGAAAGACTTCTTTCACTTCTTCTATTGATCTTTCTCTTTTTATAATCCTGATGAATGCAGATGCTGCATTCCATGGCCCCATCGTATGCGAACTGGATGGACCTATCCCTACTTTAATAATCTCAAAAACCGATATTGATTCCATAAATGATTCTTCATTTTCCTCAAAGCAAAGATACATGATAAATCTTATAATAAGCATAGTAAAATCTCACAATTAGCAGCCCTTCATCATGAATATAATAAATAGGTAACCCGTATTTTTGTAAATTAGCCAATATCATTTACCTTATTCAGAGCCAGCACCAAGTTCTCTTTAAATTATTTTGAATGGAAACATTAATTAAAAGCATTACAGAGCATGTTAAGCTTAGTCCGGAAGAGATTTCCCTTTGTAAAAGTTTTTGGACAGAAAGAACGTTGGAAAAAGGGGAATCTCTTTTAAGAAATGGAGAGATCTGTCGGCATGACAGCTATATTATTTCAGGGGTTTTAAAGGCTTTTTGTATCAATTCTGAAAATGGAAATGAAGAGATCCTCTTTTTAGCAATTGACCATTGGTGGGCTACCGATATCTCCAGTTTCTCCAAACAAAAAACATCCATTTACAACATACAGGCAGTTGAAAAAACAACACTCCTACAGATCAGTCATCTCTCTTTTCAAAAAATGCTGGAACAAATTCCCTCTTTGGAAAAATATTTCAGGATTATTTTAGAAGGTTATTTGGGAACTCTTGAGAAAAGAATTGTTTTTAATCACATGTATAAAGCCGAACAGAAATATTATGATTTCCTGGATACCTATCCGGATGTGGCCTCCAGAGTTCCTCAATATTTAATAGCATCCTACTTAGGAGTATCTGCGGAATTTATAAGCAGGATCAGGAAAAAAAATAAATCCTCTTGAACTAGATCAATTTTTTCCCAATGAATAATCATGAATTTTGTGGTTATAAAATCATAACAAATGAAAGTACTGATTATCAATGCAAGTGTAAGAAACGGAAGATCTTACAGCAGAAAATTAACCCAACTTTTTGTTGAAAACTGGAAAACGAAATATCCATCCGATACATTCACTCATAGAGAAACCGGAATTGACAGTATTCCTAATATAGATGAACGCTGGATTGCCGGTGCCTTTAAAAAGCCCTCAGACAGAACAGAAGAAAACCATAAAGCCTTACAGTTAAGCGATGAGCTGGTAAAAGAACTCAAAGAACATGACATATATGTAATAGGAACTCCAATGTACAACTGGTCTATTCCAGCAGGATTAAAAGCCTATATCGATCAGATAATGAGAATTAATGAAACCTGGAAATTCAGATCCGGAGTTCCTGATGGTGATTATGCGGGGCTGCTGGAAAACAAAAAAGCTTTTCTATTATCAACGCGTGGTGACACTGGATATGGTGAAAATGAAAAAAACGGACACATCAATTTTCAGACTACCTATCTGAAACATATTTTAGGGATTATGGGAGTTACAGACGTTACTACCTTTTCATTGGATAATGAAGAATTTGGTGGTGAAATTTTTGAAAATTCAAAAAATGAAATCTTTAAGGCCATTCACTCTATTGAATAAGACACTACTTTTCAACTAGGGTCTCCTGAAGGCTCTAGTTTTTATCTATTAATTAAAACGCTCCCGGTGTTGGGAAAGATCTAACCCCATATTTTCAGAATCCTCCGAAACCCTTAATGTAATCATCGCATTGGTCACTTTATACAACAATAAAGACCCGAAAAAAGTAAATACAGACACCAGAAATAATGCAGCCAGATGATGAAGAAATACATCAACTCCTCCATGAAGAAGACTGGCGTTCTCACCATGAGCAAAAATAGCAGTCAGAATCATTCCCATAATACCACCTACTCCATGACAGGCAAAAACATCCAGGGTATCATCTACCTTATTTAAAGCTTTCCAGTTGACCATCAGGTTAGAAACAATGGCAGAAATAAACCCTATAAAAAGACTCTCCTGAATGCTGACAAATCCGCATCCGGGTGTTATCGCTACAAGCCCAACCACTGCACCGATACAGGCTCCCAAAGAAGATACACTTCTCCCGTTAATCCTGTCAAAAAAGATCCAGGTCATCATGGCAGAAGCCGAAGCAATGGTGGTTGTTCCAAAAGCTGTTGCTGCAGACGCAGAAGCACTTAAAGCAGATCCTGCATTGAACCCAAACCATCCAAACCACAACATTCCTGTTCCCAGAAGCACATAAGGAATATTGGAAGGTTCATGATGCGGATTTTTCCGTTTTCCCAATACCAAAGCTCCTGCGAGTGCTGCAAAACCTGCACTCATGTGTACAACAGTTCCACCGGCAAAATCTTTCACTCCGAAATATTTATTTAAAAGGCCATCAGGATGCCAAACCATATGGCATAGCGGAGTATAAATACAAATACTGAACAGAACAATGAATAAAAGGTAAGAAATGAAGCGAACCCTCTCCGCAAAAGACCCTGTAATAATGGCAGGGGTAATCACAGCAAATTTCATCTGGAATAAAGCAAACAGAATAAAAGGAATAGTAGGTGCCATCATGCGATGTGGCAGACTTCCCACTCCATTAAAAAAGGGATAGCTTAAAGGATTTCCAATGATTCCATAATGTTTCCCGGCAATGGTAATCCCCAAAGATTCACCAAAGGATAATGAAAAACCAACCACCACCCATACGATAGAGATCACTCCTAAAGCAATAAAGCTTTGCAGCATCGTAGAAATTACATTCTTTTTACCTACCATTCCTCCATAAAAGAAGGATAATCCCGGTGTCATTAATAATACAAGTCCTGCTGCTGCCAGAATCCAGGCTACATCTGCTCCTACAATTTTATCTTCAGTTAAAAATGCGCCCTTACCGGAAATATCTGTAGCCGGATGCCAGAA
This Chryseobacterium sp. G0162 DNA region includes the following protein-coding sequences:
- a CDS encoding tetratricopeptide repeat protein, coding for MIKPILFLAVMTQFVFCKQADNNPIKNDNLSSKKEVENHQPLKDTVRGDFNKDNKVDYLQILDKSPEEKQVKIFLQGANNKFSETKSFMVNNDDFTEVEDPVNNLFISSIKPGEIIVGASCCGNFKTTETHYYKFIKDNWYLYKTSISTVDDDFIPNITMDMNNLSNSIDNKTADNNDIYNKDIKESKENSLSNFSKSLVLLKSASKTNALNKQNTIDIETIAEWLYFNPLNENNLNDYNDIAYYNAYTKDGNLSSIFLLKEIIEKYPNRVVAYLNLGDSYWTFDNKEKAKEAYLKYIDLMKSQKKDTSKIPQRVYDRTK
- a CDS encoding prephenate dehydrogenase, with the translated sequence MKISIIGVGLIGGSMALKLREKNIASFIYGIDNSKQHIDEALDLKIIDAETNLQQGVKDSDLIILAIPVDAARKLLPNVLDLVSDHQTVMDAGSTKAGIVGAVKNHPKRSRFVAFHPMWGTENNGPKSAIAESFSGKAGVICNKEESAEDALNIVEGIVNALEMHTIYMNAEDHDIHTAYISHISHITSYALANTVLEKEREEETIFQLASSGFSSTVRLAKSHPEMWVPIFKQNKENVLDVLNEHITQLRKFKSALEKENYEYLEELITNANRIRGILR
- a CDS encoding DUF2089 family protein; this translates as MKLPIVCPSCDSTLNVSQMKCPSCKTEVSGDYELPVLLKLNRDEQDFVLNFFLSSGSIKEMAKQAGLSYPTMRNKMDDLITKVEQLKNKL
- a CDS encoding YIP1 family protein; the protein is MNWKTIFNPFERFDEKLLLLVGILAIALSIVAGYWTGTTFTSIYRISSVENASFQTIVISTLLSFIAAIAVLFILGKILNSKTRIIDIVNTVLISQLVLILFQCIGKISSIRLAGKNIIKYQSDPSGAFPFLDFMIMICMTVFSITTLIYSITLFYNGFKTATNIKKWQHIVLFCIVSLISTLVCQILINKII
- a CDS encoding serine hydrolase domain-containing protein codes for the protein MKIKLLLVLVSLAQLSYAQIEGVWNGELDTQNMKLPVIFTITKKSKAYTTILVSPKQSSREIPVEKTDFNNNELSFEIGSINAGYKGVYKTDHFEGNLIQNGRTISLNLYRDKKPETSDVAYLGEKSINTQKIDDFLNYMVQNNQEIGSVAIFRNGISIYKRDFGQNLLPANTTYDQNTGYQIGSISKLITAVMLFQLIEKGKLNLSDPLSKFYPEIPNAKNITIQTMLNHTSGLGDYAGESIKDNWLFGKAVGDKAIIEVIKKEGVKSKPGEKLRYSNSAYFLLSRILEKIHNKPYNEVLKENILERTSMPNTFSVLDNPKNIFKSYEFKKDTWTEVKDFDFHNCIGLGDITSTPEDLNTFINALFNGKLIKKETVDMMISNPKEKVFGSGIMKVPFYNIISYGHGGDTAGSHSIVTFEPTDQLSYAVTINGQNFPHNNFYIALMNLIYGKDYQYPVFNTAKIPVADLEKYIGDYTSKDIALGLKILIKDQTLYAQGTNQPEFPLTATEKDQFTFEKAGLKISFIPEKKQLNLTQGGKTFLFSKKTSDQ
- a CDS encoding L-serine ammonia-lyase, which encodes MESISVFEIIKVGIGPSSSHTMGPWNAASAFIRIIKRERSIEEVKEVFLEFFGSLAKTGIGHGTDIAGMLGLNGEDYKVIDTTKIDEKIDYIKSTQTLNLGGEKVIPFIYGHHLILNMKKSLDFHPNGMIFRAVFEDGTELVQDFYSVGGGFIASQEKNSIQKQCVRTLYPCHKASDIAKYCEKLGLKKISDLIFINEESWRTQEETKAEALYIWQQIKECIYKGVNKEGILPGGLNVTRRAAGINRKLLGDKIYKNKDEWFQQVVDAEENFTNINKWIACFALAVNEENASFGRIITAPTNGASGVIPAVLMYSQAFTDSISEDDIIRFLLVAGEIGTLFKKNATISAAMGGCQAEIGVSSAMAAAGLTEILGGSVGQVLMAAEIAMEHHLGLTCDPIRGLVQIPCIERNTMGAMKAITAANIALESDPAKAKVTLDEVIQTMWETALSMSDRFKETSEGGLAIAVNVPEC
- a CDS encoding Crp/Fnr family transcriptional regulator, with the protein product METLIKSITEHVKLSPEEISLCKSFWTERTLEKGESLLRNGEICRHDSYIISGVLKAFCINSENGNEEILFLAIDHWWATDISSFSKQKTSIYNIQAVEKTTLLQISHLSFQKMLEQIPSLEKYFRIILEGYLGTLEKRIVFNHMYKAEQKYYDFLDTYPDVASRVPQYLIASYLGVSAEFISRIRKKNKSS
- a CDS encoding FMN-dependent NADH-azoreductase encodes the protein MKVLIINASVRNGRSYSRKLTQLFVENWKTKYPSDTFTHRETGIDSIPNIDERWIAGAFKKPSDRTEENHKALQLSDELVKELKEHDIYVIGTPMYNWSIPAGLKAYIDQIMRINETWKFRSGVPDGDYAGLLENKKAFLLSTRGDTGYGENEKNGHINFQTTYLKHILGIMGVTDVTTFSLDNEEFGGEIFENSKNEIFKAIHSIE